The genome window CGGCCGAGCGCGGCACGGCCCACCTGCGCCTGACCGCCCGCGGCCGCGCGGGCCACGGCTCGCGCCCGAACGCCGAGAACGCCGTCACCCGGTTGGTGGGCGCGCTGCACCGGATCGCGGCACACGAGTGGCCGGTGTCGCTGACGCCGGCGGTGCGGGCGTTCCTGGAGCGCACCGGCGCGGCGCTGGGCGTGCCGGTGGATCTGTCCACTTCGGACGGTGTGGACGCGACCGTGGCCGCGCTGGGGCCGGCGGGGTCGCTGGTGGTGCCGACGGTCCGCAACAGCACCACGCCGACGATGCTGGACGCGGGCTACAAGGTGAACGTGATCCCGTCGACGGCGACCGCGCAGGTCGACGTCCGGGTGCTGCCGGGGACCGAGGAGTCGTTGTTCGCGGTGCTGGACGAGCTGCTGGGCGAAGGGGTGACACGGGAGTTCGTCGCGCACCAGCCGCCGGTGCAGGCCCCGGTGGACTCGCCGTGGTTCACCGCGATGGCCGGTGCTCTGCGGGCGGAGGACCCCGAGGCCGTCGTGGTTCCGTACTGCCTGGGCGGCGGGACGGACGCGAAGGCGTTCGCGCAGCTGGGCATCGACAACTACGGCTTCGCGCCGCTGTGGCTGCCGAAGGGCTTCCCGTACCGGGCGATGGCGCACGGGGTGGACGAGCGGGTCCCGGTGGAGGGACTGCACTTCGGGACCCGCGTGCTGTCGAGGTTCCTCGCTAGCGTGTGAACTCGGCCCAGTAG of Amycolatopsis solani contains these proteins:
- a CDS encoding M20/M25/M40 family metallo-hydrolase, whose product is MADVVELCADLIRFDTTNRGGNDAEPERPAAEYVAAFLDGLGIPSRILEAAPGRASVIARVPGTDPSLSALLVQGHLDVVPADAADWSVPPFSGEVRDGCLWGRGATDMKDFVAMVLAALAGGVRPRRELVLAFVADEEDRGEWGAHWLVAEHPELFEGCAAAISESGGYTYHVPAADGRDVHLYPVGTAERGTAHLRLTARGRAGHGSRPNAENAVTRLVGALHRIAAHEWPVSLTPAVRAFLERTGAALGVPVDLSTSDGVDATVAALGPAGSLVVPTVRNSTTPTMLDAGYKVNVIPSTATAQVDVRVLPGTEESLFAVLDELLGEGVTREFVAHQPPVQAPVDSPWFTAMAGALRAEDPEAVVVPYCLGGGTDAKAFAQLGIDNYGFAPLWLPKGFPYRAMAHGVDERVPVEGLHFGTRVLSRFLASV